A region from the Methylovorus glucosotrophus genome encodes:
- a CDS encoding response regulator, producing MKKSILIVEDYPEAGATFKELLELLGHEVEWVVNGQSAMQKLNDGAFDLVFMDLNLPDMHGLVLLKQVQDKRLGPNTRFIAVSGHSAKDAAAVEATKVFDHYLEKPIDLAVLNRILSSTA from the coding sequence ATGAAAAAAAGTATTCTGATTGTGGAAGATTACCCGGAAGCAGGGGCTACCTTTAAAGAGTTGCTGGAACTATTAGGGCATGAAGTGGAGTGGGTGGTGAATGGGCAATCCGCCATGCAAAAACTGAATGATGGGGCATTTGATCTGGTATTCATGGACCTGAATTTGCCAGATATGCATGGGCTGGTGTTGTTGAAGCAAGTGCAGGATAAAAGACTGGGGCCAAACACGCGATTTATCGCCGTCAGCGGACACTCAGCAAAAGATGCGGCAGCCGTCGAGGCGACCAAGGTATTTGATCATTACCTGGAAAAACCAATAGACCTCGCTGTGCTGAACCGCATTCTGAGCAGTACCGCTTAA